The following are encoded together in the Pseudomonas sediminis genome:
- the dksA gene encoding RNA polymerase-binding protein DksA, with protein sequence MPTKEKAKSTSQLIRGFEPYPEKKGEEYMSEPMRAHFTGILNKWKLELMQEVDRTVHHMQDEAANFPDPADRASQEEEFSLELRARDRERKLIKKIDETLQLIEDNDYGWCDSCGVEIGIRRLEARPTATLCIDCKTLAEIKEKQVGS encoded by the coding sequence ATGCCCACAAAAGAAAAAGCCAAAAGCACCAGCCAGCTGATTCGTGGTTTCGAGCCTTATCCAGAGAAGAAGGGCGAGGAATACATGAGCGAGCCGATGCGCGCTCACTTCACAGGCATCCTCAATAAGTGGAAGCTGGAGCTGATGCAGGAAGTCGACCGTACCGTGCACCACATGCAGGACGAAGCGGCCAACTTCCCGGATCCGGCCGACCGCGCCAGCCAGGAAGAAGAATTCAGCCTGGAACTGCGTGCCCGCGACCGCGAGCGCAAGCTGATCAAGAAGATCGACGAAACCCTGCAGCTGATCGAAGACAACGATTACGGCTGGTGCGACTCCTGCGGTGTAGAGATCGGCATTCGCCGCCTCGAAGCCCGCCCGACCGCCACGCTGTGCATCGACTGCAAGACGCTGGCGGAAATCAAGGAAAAGCAGGTCGGTTCCTGA
- a CDS encoding Rieske (2Fe-2S) protein translates to MIRLCAPQELAEGQSRGFVLDQLNLLAVRRDGQVHAYINRCPHRGIALEWRPDDFLDDSGSLIRCATHGALFLIESGECVAGPCEGQALQRLACKEDANGIWIAP, encoded by the coding sequence ATGATTCGCTTGTGCGCTCCACAGGAACTGGCCGAGGGTCAGAGCCGGGGCTTCGTGCTCGACCAGTTGAACCTGCTTGCAGTACGCAGGGACGGTCAGGTGCACGCCTATATCAACCGCTGCCCACATCGCGGCATTGCCCTGGAGTGGCGGCCAGACGACTTTCTCGATGACAGCGGCAGCCTGATCCGCTGCGCGACTCACGGCGCGCTGTTTCTGATCGAGAGCGGTGAATGCGTGGCCGGCCCGTGCGAAGGCCAGGCGCTGCAGAGGCTGGCGTGCAAGGAAGACGCGAACGGAATCTGGATTGCGCCGTAG
- a CDS encoding heme/hemin ABC transporter substrate-binding protein yields the protein MRLANILGGLAAVLLFPNLALAEPLPQRWVSSGGALSEWVVLLGGESKLVGVDTTSRHPASLTKLRSVGYQRQLAAEGILALRPDLLLGSEEMGPPPVLEQLAAAGVRIERLTARAELGSLQANLKRLGQLLGDEAAAQRAFADYQARLQTQRQWVEQAQRSQEAPGVLLLLGHAGGSPLVGGVDTAADWLISRAGGRNLASHNGYKALSSEALLALDPQVVVVADRALEGDAARQALLQQNPALAGTRAAREGRLLALDPTLLVGGLGPRVPDGLAMLGAGFYPASHSLTAEAKSAP from the coding sequence ATGCGTCTTGCGAATATTCTGGGCGGCCTGGCGGCTGTCCTGCTGTTTCCCAATCTGGCGCTTGCAGAGCCATTGCCGCAGCGCTGGGTGAGTTCCGGTGGTGCCCTGAGTGAGTGGGTGGTGTTGCTGGGCGGCGAGAGCAAACTGGTGGGTGTCGATACCACCAGTCGTCATCCGGCGTCGCTGACCAAGCTGCGCAGCGTCGGTTATCAACGGCAACTGGCTGCCGAGGGCATTCTCGCCCTGCGCCCGGACCTGCTGCTGGGCAGCGAGGAGATGGGCCCGCCGCCGGTACTTGAGCAACTGGCTGCAGCCGGCGTGCGTATCGAGCGTCTGACGGCGCGCGCGGAGCTGGGCAGCCTGCAGGCCAACCTGAAACGTCTGGGCCAGTTGCTCGGGGATGAGGCGGCAGCGCAACGCGCCTTCGCCGATTACCAGGCGCGTCTGCAGACTCAGCGGCAGTGGGTCGAGCAGGCCCAGCGCAGCCAGGAAGCGCCCGGTGTGTTGCTGTTGCTCGGGCACGCCGGTGGCAGCCCGTTGGTGGGCGGCGTCGATACGGCGGCCGACTGGCTGATCAGTCGCGCCGGTGGGCGCAACCTGGCCAGTCACAATGGCTACAAGGCGCTGTCCAGCGAAGCACTGCTGGCGCTCGACCCACAGGTCGTGGTTGTCGCTGATCGCGCTCTTGAAGGCGATGCCGCGAGGCAGGCCCTGCTGCAGCAGAACCCGGCCCTGGCCGGTACGCGCGCGGCGCGTGAGGGGCGTTTGCTGGCGCTCGACCCGACCCTGCTGGTCGGCGGTCTTGGACCGCGTGTGCCGGATGGGCTGGCGATGCTCGGCGCAGGCTTTTATCCTGCCAGCCACTCTCTGACAGCTGAAGCCAAAAGCGCGCCATGA
- a CDS encoding nuclear transport factor 2 family protein, whose translation MSTDVRDLLQGYFNALNDRDIRACLARVSDELILEPNQGFAEHGRDAFAAFLERQLHCYRETVDALVILAEPQGRHAACEYRVIGEYLATDDGLPEACGQRYEIRVGAFFEIGDGLITRISLHFNLPDWLAQVDD comes from the coding sequence ATGTCCACTGACGTCCGCGACCTGCTGCAAGGTTATTTCAACGCCCTCAATGATCGGGATATTCGCGCCTGCCTGGCACGGGTCAGTGACGAGCTGATTCTGGAGCCCAATCAGGGGTTCGCCGAGCACGGGCGCGACGCCTTCGCCGCTTTTCTCGAGCGGCAACTGCATTGCTATCGCGAGACGGTCGATGCATTGGTGATTCTGGCCGAACCACAGGGGCGGCATGCTGCCTGCGAGTACCGCGTCATTGGCGAGTACCTGGCGACCGACGATGGGCTGCCTGAGGCCTGCGGGCAGCGTTACGAGATACGGGTGGGCGCGTTCTTCGAAATCGGCGATGGGCTGATCACGCGCATCAGTCTGCACTTCAACCTGCCGGACTGGCTGGCACAGGTCGACGATTAA
- a CDS encoding TonB-dependent hemoglobin/transferrin/lactoferrin family receptor has protein sequence MHVRPPLARRSWLALLLLCPSLALAETPAELPAVEVTGVAAKQPLPTTTQTDAQTLERRQIRSFDDLSRRAEPGLNYNRSNNSINIRGLDRDRVLTTLDGIRMPWLNDAVRDVNGGPNSIDFQGLSSIDVVRGANSSQVGSGALGGALQLRTLNPDDLLGDKDEFAGMIKNDYDSADRSWGLNAALAGRFNDTSWLLQAGGRKGHELDNQGNRDVLGSQRTEANPSDTDQHSLLLKVQQKLGGGHRVGVTAELFERTEDMDSRINQGTANYPRHYETRESNERKRLSFDHQYRAESSDSLLDWADTIVYWQKLRREDEVDATRAGTLAGPFGRNNEIEKTQYGINGSLGKQLGQHNLTLGAEWSRIEAEQYSGGYDACPSVLVPPFPPRPDSTPAGIYFSCINLHTNQAEMPKTPGNLYGLYLKDDIALSDTLTLTPGVRYDRYEYKPKSGTSGYVLAGDSVMLTENKDSNWAGSLLLTWQAHELATLYAQWAQGFKAPDVNELYSTFTNSGMGYARVGNPNLKPEESTGYEVGARLGDKHLGGSVSLFDNRYKNFIDSITANEEDYGFQAGEFPTFFEVMENRDKVRIYGAEGTAHWQFAPSWQAWSSVAWAVGKDRETKQHLNSVAPLTGTLGLSYTQQHYGADLMLTAARRRDKVENDSDFKAPGYGVVDLTGYWQPAALDGVRLQAGLFNLFDKKYWNALNVPNIGGRTTPQPVDYYSEPGRSFRVSASWQF, from the coding sequence ATGCACGTTCGCCCGCCCCTCGCTCGCCGCTCCTGGCTCGCGCTGCTATTGCTGTGCCCTTCGCTGGCTCTGGCTGAAACACCAGCCGAGCTACCCGCTGTCGAGGTCACTGGAGTGGCGGCCAAGCAACCGCTGCCGACCACGACCCAGACCGACGCCCAGACGCTGGAACGCCGACAGATTCGCAGCTTCGATGACCTGTCGCGCCGTGCCGAGCCGGGACTGAACTACAACCGCAGCAACAACAGCATCAACATCCGTGGTCTGGACCGCGACCGTGTGCTCACCACCCTCGATGGTATTCGCATGCCCTGGCTGAACGACGCCGTGCGCGACGTCAACGGCGGCCCCAACAGCATCGACTTCCAGGGTCTGTCCTCCATCGACGTGGTGCGCGGCGCCAACTCCAGCCAGGTTGGCTCAGGCGCCCTCGGCGGAGCGCTGCAATTGCGTACGCTGAACCCGGACGACCTGCTGGGCGACAAGGACGAGTTCGCCGGAATGATCAAGAACGACTACGACAGCGCCGACCGCAGCTGGGGGCTCAATGCCGCGCTGGCCGGTCGTTTCAACGACACCTCCTGGTTGCTCCAGGCTGGCGGGCGCAAGGGGCACGAGCTCGATAACCAGGGCAACCGTGATGTTCTGGGCAGCCAGCGCACCGAGGCCAACCCCAGTGACACCGATCAGCACAGCCTGCTGCTCAAGGTTCAGCAGAAGCTCGGCGGCGGGCACCGCGTCGGTGTGACCGCCGAACTGTTCGAGCGCACAGAAGACATGGACAGCCGCATCAACCAGGGCACCGCCAACTATCCACGGCACTATGAAACCCGCGAGAGCAACGAGCGCAAGCGCCTGTCCTTCGACCACCAGTACCGTGCCGAGAGCAGCGACAGCCTGCTGGATTGGGCCGACACCATCGTCTACTGGCAGAAGCTGCGTCGCGAAGACGAGGTGGACGCCACTCGCGCCGGAACCCTCGCCGGCCCGTTCGGCCGTAACAACGAAATCGAGAAAACCCAATACGGCATCAACGGCAGCCTGGGCAAGCAACTGGGGCAGCACAACCTGACCCTGGGTGCGGAGTGGAGCCGCATCGAGGCCGAGCAGTACAGCGGCGGCTACGATGCCTGCCCCAGCGTACTGGTACCGCCCTTCCCGCCGCGCCCGGACAGCACGCCCGCCGGCATCTACTTTTCCTGCATCAACCTGCACACCAATCAGGCCGAAATGCCGAAGACGCCGGGCAACCTGTACGGCCTCTACCTGAAAGACGACATCGCCCTCAGCGACACACTGACCCTGACGCCGGGCGTGCGCTATGACCGCTACGAGTACAAACCCAAGAGCGGCACCAGCGGTTACGTGCTGGCCGGCGACAGTGTGATGCTCACCGAAAACAAGGACTCCAACTGGGCCGGCAGCCTGCTGCTGACCTGGCAGGCGCACGAGCTGGCAACCCTCTACGCGCAGTGGGCGCAGGGCTTCAAGGCACCGGACGTCAACGAGCTGTACAGCACCTTCACCAACTCCGGCATGGGCTACGCGCGCGTCGGCAACCCCAACCTCAAGCCCGAGGAAAGCACCGGCTACGAAGTCGGCGCGCGCCTGGGCGACAAGCATCTCGGCGGCTCCGTCAGCCTGTTCGACAACCGTTACAAGAACTTCATCGACAGCATCACCGCCAACGAAGAGGACTACGGCTTCCAGGCCGGAGAATTCCCGACCTTCTTCGAGGTGATGGAGAACCGCGACAAGGTGCGTATCTACGGCGCCGAAGGCACCGCGCACTGGCAGTTCGCACCCTCCTGGCAAGCCTGGAGCTCGGTCGCCTGGGCCGTGGGCAAGGACCGCGAAACCAAACAGCACCTGAACTCGGTCGCCCCGCTGACTGGCACCCTCGGCCTCAGCTACACCCAGCAGCACTATGGTGCGGACCTGATGCTGACCGCCGCCCGCCGTCGCGACAAGGTCGAGAACGACAGCGACTTCAAGGCTCCCGGCTATGGCGTGGTCGACCTCACCGGTTACTGGCAACCGGCAGCGCTGGATGGAGTCCGGCTGCAGGCCGGTCTGTTCAACCTGTTCGACAAGAAGTACTGGAACGCCCTCAACGTGCCCAACATTGGCGGCCGCACCACACCTCAACCGGTCGACTACTACAGCGAGCCCGGGCGCAGCTTCCGCGTATCGGCCTCCTGGCAGTTCTGA
- a CDS encoding FecCD family ABC transporter permease, with translation MLALWLSLALGPVSLPLGDTLRAALRLLGVPLAADASVQQAELILAQIRMPRTLLGLAVGMVLALCGVAMQGLFRNPLADPGLVGVSSGAALGAAVAIVGGAAFGGLPEAFAPYLLSACAFVGGLLVTALVYRLGRRDGQTHVATMLLAGIALTALAGAAIGLFTYLADDATLRTLTFWNLGSLNGASYARLWPLLLATLAVALWLPRRARALNALLLGESEARHLGFDVERLKRELVFCTALGVGAAVAAAGLIGFIGLVVPHLMRLLVGPDHRLLLPASALAGASLLLLADLVARLALAPAELPIGIVTALIGAPFFLYLLVRGRS, from the coding sequence GTGCTCGCACTGTGGCTCTCGCTGGCGCTCGGCCCGGTCAGTCTGCCGCTGGGCGACACTCTGCGTGCCGCGCTGCGTCTGCTGGGCGTGCCGCTTGCAGCTGATGCGTCGGTGCAGCAGGCGGAACTGATCCTGGCGCAGATCCGCATGCCGCGTACGCTGCTCGGGCTCGCCGTGGGCATGGTGCTGGCGCTCTGTGGTGTGGCGATGCAGGGGCTGTTTCGCAACCCTCTGGCGGACCCTGGCCTGGTCGGCGTTTCCAGCGGTGCCGCGCTGGGCGCTGCGGTTGCCATCGTTGGCGGCGCCGCGTTCGGCGGTTTGCCCGAAGCCTTCGCGCCTTATCTACTGTCGGCCTGTGCCTTCGTCGGTGGCTTGCTGGTGACCGCTCTGGTCTACCGTCTGGGCCGGCGTGATGGGCAGACCCACGTGGCGACCATGTTGCTGGCCGGCATCGCGTTGACTGCGCTGGCCGGTGCGGCCATCGGCCTGTTCACTTACCTGGCGGACGATGCAACGTTGCGTACCCTGACGTTCTGGAACCTGGGCAGTCTCAATGGCGCCAGCTACGCACGGCTCTGGCCGTTGTTGCTGGCAACGCTGGCCGTGGCACTGTGGTTGCCGCGACGGGCACGGGCGCTGAACGCGCTGCTGCTGGGCGAGTCGGAGGCGCGCCACCTCGGTTTCGATGTGGAGCGCCTCAAACGCGAGCTGGTGTTCTGCACGGCGCTGGGTGTCGGTGCTGCGGTAGCCGCCGCCGGCCTGATCGGCTTTATCGGGTTGGTGGTTCCGCACCTGATGCGGCTGCTGGTCGGCCCCGATCATCGCTTGCTGTTACCGGCATCCGCACTGGCCGGTGCCAGCCTGCTGCTGCTGGCTGATCTGGTTGCACGCCTGGCGTTGGCACCTGCCGAGTTGCCGATCGGCATCGTCACGGCGCTGATCGGCGCACCGTTCTTTCTTTATCTGTTGGTGCGGGGGCGAAGCTGA
- the sfsA gene encoding DNA/RNA nuclease SfsA: MRFDPPLEEGRLLRRYKRFLADIETASGEQMTIHCANTGSMLNCMSEGCRVWFSRSNDPKRKLPGSWEISETPQGRLACINTARANALVEEALRAGVISELAGFTALKREVAYGVENSRADFRLDYSDGPAFVEVKSVTLGFDGSDVAAFPDAVTQRGAKHLRELAALARAGVRTVQLYCVNLSGIRAVRAAEEIDPTYGAGLRDAKAAGVEVLAYGAELSPEGITLVRRLEILT, translated from the coding sequence ATGCGCTTTGATCCGCCGCTGGAGGAAGGGCGGCTGTTGCGCCGCTACAAGCGCTTTCTCGCCGATATCGAGACGGCCAGCGGCGAGCAGATGACCATCCACTGCGCCAACACCGGCTCGATGCTCAACTGCATGAGTGAAGGCTGTCGGGTGTGGTTCAGCCGCAGCAACGATCCCAAGCGCAAGTTGCCGGGCAGTTGGGAAATCAGCGAAACGCCGCAGGGGCGCCTGGCCTGCATCAACACCGCGCGGGCCAACGCGCTGGTGGAAGAAGCGCTGCGTGCCGGCGTGATCAGCGAACTGGCTGGCTTTACCGCGCTCAAGCGCGAGGTGGCTTACGGGGTGGAGAACAGCCGCGCCGATTTTCGTCTGGATTACTCGGACGGGCCGGCCTTTGTAGAGGTCAAGAGCGTGACGCTGGGCTTCGATGGCAGCGATGTGGCGGCTTTTCCCGATGCAGTGACGCAGCGCGGTGCCAAGCACCTGCGCGAGCTGGCCGCGCTGGCGCGTGCCGGTGTACGCACGGTGCAGCTGTATTGCGTGAACCTCTCCGGCATTCGCGCCGTGCGCGCCGCGGAGGAAATCGATCCGACTTACGGGGCGGGATTGCGTGATGCCAAGGCTGCGGGTGTGGAGGTGCTGGCCTACGGCGCCGAGCTCAGCCCTGAAGGGATCACCCTGGTTCGCCGGCTGGAAATCCTGACGTAG
- a CDS encoding ChaN family lipoprotein — protein MRVVLLSCLMLMAACQSRYVLPPPAPLAPLGREHTDLGRIVDLASGQTISPEQLLSRLAPAQRVLVGEQHDNPDHHAVQLWLSRELSRQRPRGSMLMEMLNPDQQSRVDQAQAAARTGQVPADPFDALAWQPGWDWSLYGPLVLHQLRQPYPLLAANLDRAEIMQIYCQRPTLQGERSSAGEVQARLLADIRESHCSLLPDSQLPAMLAVQQQRDRRMAEALLAAPQPSLLLAGAFHVRKDLGVPLHLGDLDAQTGNVVLILAEVGRAVDASMADYVWFTAAQPAQDHCAKLRP, from the coding sequence ATGCGAGTGGTTCTGCTGAGTTGTCTGATGCTGATGGCCGCCTGCCAGAGTCGATATGTGCTACCGCCCCCGGCGCCCCTCGCTCCGCTAGGCCGCGAGCACACTGACCTGGGCCGTATTGTCGATCTTGCCAGTGGGCAAACCATCAGTCCTGAGCAGTTGCTGAGTCGCCTGGCGCCGGCCCAGCGGGTGTTGGTCGGCGAACAGCATGACAATCCCGATCACCATGCCGTGCAGCTCTGGCTGTCGCGTGAGCTATCCCGGCAACGCCCGCGGGGCAGTATGTTGATGGAGATGCTCAATCCCGATCAGCAGAGCAGGGTCGATCAGGCTCAGGCCGCTGCACGCACAGGGCAGGTGCCTGCAGATCCGTTCGATGCGCTGGCTTGGCAGCCGGGATGGGACTGGTCGCTGTACGGGCCGTTGGTGCTGCATCAGTTGCGTCAACCTTATCCCCTGCTCGCGGCCAATCTGGACCGCGCCGAGATCATGCAGATCTACTGCCAGCGCCCGACCCTGCAGGGCGAGCGCTCCAGCGCAGGCGAGGTGCAGGCGCGTTTGCTGGCGGACATCCGCGAATCGCACTGCAGCTTGCTGCCGGACAGCCAGTTGCCGGCGATGCTCGCCGTGCAGCAGCAGCGCGACCGGCGCATGGCCGAGGCGCTGTTGGCTGCACCGCAGCCAAGCCTGCTGCTGGCTGGCGCCTTCCACGTGCGCAAGGACCTCGGCGTGCCGCTGCACCTGGGTGATCTCGATGCGCAGACCGGCAATGTGGTGCTGATACTGGCCGAGGTCGGTCGTGCGGTGGACGCGTCCATGGCTGACTACGTCTGGTTCACCGCCGCGCAGCCTGCGCAGGATCACTGCGCCAAACTGCGACCCTAG
- a CDS encoding heme ABC transporter ATP-binding protein: MLQLERLEVRRGPCVVLSDIDLQLRPGEVLGVLGPNGAGKSTLLAALTGELPASAGQVTLEQRALDEWSGPERARRLAVLPQSSSLNFAFRVEEVVAMGRLPHDSGRVRDAQIVLEALHAADAAHLAGRSYLALSGGERQRVHLARVLAQLWPGGEGQILLLDEPTSMLDPLHQHTCLQAVRRLAESGAAVLVILHDLNLAARYCDRLLLLEQGRAHALGTPAEVLRAEPLQAVFGLEVLVQTHPERGHPLIVAR; encoded by the coding sequence ATGCTGCAGCTCGAACGGTTGGAAGTTCGCCGCGGGCCCTGTGTGGTGCTCAGTGACATCGATCTGCAGCTGCGTCCAGGCGAAGTGCTGGGTGTGCTGGGGCCGAATGGTGCGGGCAAGAGCACCTTGCTGGCAGCGCTGACCGGCGAGTTGCCGGCCAGTGCCGGGCAGGTGACGCTGGAGCAGCGCGCGCTCGATGAATGGTCGGGGCCGGAGCGTGCCCGGCGGCTTGCAGTGCTACCGCAGAGTTCGAGCCTGAATTTCGCCTTCCGCGTCGAGGAGGTGGTCGCCATGGGCCGTCTGCCTCACGACAGCGGTCGCGTGCGCGATGCGCAGATCGTCCTGGAGGCGCTGCACGCAGCTGATGCAGCGCACTTGGCCGGGCGCAGCTATCTTGCCCTGTCCGGCGGTGAGCGTCAGCGCGTGCACCTGGCGCGAGTGCTGGCGCAGCTGTGGCCGGGCGGCGAGGGGCAGATTCTGCTGCTCGACGAGCCAACCTCGATGCTCGACCCCCTGCATCAGCACACCTGCCTGCAGGCGGTTCGTCGTTTGGCTGAATCCGGTGCGGCGGTGCTAGTGATCCTCCACGACCTCAATCTGGCTGCGCGTTACTGTGATCGCCTGTTGTTGCTGGAGCAGGGCAGGGCGCATGCGCTGGGTACGCCTGCCGAGGTATTGCGGGCCGAGCCACTGCAGGCCGTTTTCGGCCTGGAGGTGCTGGTGCAGACTCACCCCGAGCGCGGCCATCCCCTGATCGTCGCACGCTGA
- a CDS encoding pyridoxal phosphate-dependent aminotransferase → MAQLYSARSRAIEPFHVMALLARANELQAAGHDVIHLEIGEPDFTTAEPIIRAGQAALAAGHTRYTAARGLPQLREAIAGFYAERYRLSIDPQRILVTPGGSGALLLAASLLVDPGKHWLLADPGYPCNRHFLRLVEGAAQLVPVGPDVRYQLTPQLVERHWDSGSVGALVASPANPTGTLLHKDELAALSTCLKQRGGHLVVDEIYHGLTYGCDAPSVLEVDDDAFVLNSFSKYFGMTGWRLGWLVAPEAAVPELEKLAQNLYISAPSMAQHAALACFEPATLAIFEERRHEFQRRRDYLLPALRELGFGIAATPEGAFYLYADISAFGGDAFAFCRHFIETEHVAFTPGLDFGRYQAGHHVRFAYTQNVERLQQAVERIARGLKSWKPDAL, encoded by the coding sequence ATGGCTCAGCTCTACAGTGCGCGCAGTCGCGCCATCGAACCCTTCCACGTGATGGCCTTGCTGGCACGTGCCAACGAGTTGCAGGCCGCCGGCCACGATGTGATTCACCTGGAGATCGGCGAGCCGGACTTCACCACTGCCGAACCGATCATCCGTGCCGGTCAGGCCGCGCTGGCCGCCGGGCACACCCGCTACACCGCCGCCCGTGGCCTGCCGCAACTGCGCGAAGCCATCGCCGGCTTCTATGCCGAGCGTTACCGACTGAGCATCGATCCGCAGCGCATTCTGGTGACGCCGGGTGGCTCCGGCGCACTGCTGCTGGCCGCCAGCTTGTTGGTCGACCCGGGCAAGCACTGGTTGCTGGCCGACCCGGGCTACCCGTGCAATCGCCATTTCCTGCGCCTGGTCGAAGGCGCCGCGCAACTGGTGCCGGTCGGCCCGGACGTGCGTTACCAGCTCACCCCGCAATTGGTGGAACGGCACTGGGACTCTGGCAGCGTCGGCGCCTTGGTCGCGTCGCCGGCCAACCCGACCGGCACCTTGCTGCACAAGGATGAGCTGGCGGCCCTGTCGACCTGCCTCAAACAGCGTGGCGGTCATCTGGTGGTGGACGAGATCTACCACGGCCTGACCTACGGCTGCGATGCCCCGAGCGTGCTGGAAGTGGACGACGATGCCTTCGTCCTCAATAGTTTCTCCAAATATTTCGGTATGACCGGCTGGCGCCTGGGTTGGTTGGTGGCGCCTGAGGCGGCGGTGCCTGAGTTGGAGAAGCTGGCGCAGAATCTCTATATCAGTGCGCCGAGCATGGCCCAGCATGCCGCGCTGGCCTGCTTTGAACCGGCCACGCTGGCGATCTTCGAAGAGCGGCGTCATGAATTCCAGCGTCGCCGTGACTACCTGCTGCCGGCATTGCGTGAGCTGGGCTTCGGTATCGCCGCCACGCCTGAAGGCGCCTTCTATTTATATGCCGACATCAGCGCCTTTGGCGGCGACGCCTTCGCTTTCTGCCGGCACTTCATCGAAACCGAGCATGTGGCCTTCACCCCGGGTCTGGATTTCGGCCGTTACCAGGCTGGGCACCATGTGCGCTTCGCCTATACGCAGAACGTCGAGCGTCTGCAGCAGGCGGTCGAGCGTATCGCGCGCGGCCTGAAGAGCTGGAAGCCCGATGCGCTTTGA
- a CDS encoding hemin-degrading factor: MSTANNLAAPAAGLYQAWQTLRDEQPRLRAREAAAQLGVSEAELTASRLGIDAQRLRPDWAALLPALGELGRVMVLTRNEHCVHERKGLYREVSVAASGQMGLVVSADIDLRLFLGGWASVFAIAEETAKGTQRSIQVFDQQGVAVHKVYLTEHSKLSAWQPLVERFAGEQNAELQLLPPPAAPARKADAEVDSQALREGWATLQDTHHFFALLKKHEVARTQALRLAGEQWAQPLATSGLTVLMEQAAAREVPIMVFVGNRYCIQIHTGSVHNLRWMDSWFNVLDPDFNLHLQTRGVVELWRVRKPSVDGVITSLEAFDAEGELVVQLFGARKPGMAERDDWRELAESLQVLA; this comes from the coding sequence ATGAGTACCGCAAATAACTTGGCAGCCCCGGCTGCTGGTCTTTACCAGGCCTGGCAAACGCTGCGTGATGAGCAACCCCGTCTGCGCGCCCGGGAAGCAGCGGCGCAGCTAGGTGTCAGCGAGGCCGAGTTGACCGCTAGCCGCCTGGGCATCGACGCGCAGCGCTTGCGCCCGGATTGGGCCGCGCTGCTGCCGGCGCTTGGCGAACTCGGTCGGGTCATGGTGCTGACGCGTAACGAGCATTGCGTCCATGAGCGCAAGGGGCTGTACCGTGAAGTGAGCGTTGCCGCATCCGGGCAGATGGGCCTGGTGGTGTCTGCCGACATCGACCTGCGCCTGTTCCTCGGTGGTTGGGCCAGCGTGTTCGCCATCGCCGAGGAAACCGCCAAGGGCACCCAACGCAGCATCCAGGTGTTCGACCAGCAGGGCGTCGCCGTGCACAAGGTCTACCTGACCGAGCACAGCAAGTTAAGCGCCTGGCAGCCGTTGGTCGAGCGTTTCGCCGGCGAGCAGAATGCCGAGCTGCAATTGCTGCCACCGCCAGCCGCACCAGCGCGCAAGGCCGATGCGGAGGTCGACAGCCAGGCGCTGCGTGAGGGCTGGGCGACGCTGCAGGACACCCACCATTTTTTCGCCCTGCTGAAAAAGCATGAAGTCGCGCGTACCCAGGCGTTGCGCCTGGCGGGTGAGCAATGGGCGCAGCCGCTGGCGACCTCCGGGCTGACAGTGCTGATGGAGCAGGCCGCTGCCCGTGAAGTGCCGATCATGGTGTTCGTCGGTAACCGTTACTGCATCCAGATTCACACCGGCTCGGTGCACAATCTGCGCTGGATGGACAGCTGGTTCAACGTACTCGACCCCGATTTCAACCTGCACCTGCAGACCCGTGGTGTGGTCGAGCTGTGGCGCGTGCGCAAGCCCAGCGTCGATGGCGTGATCACCAGCCTGGAAGCCTTCGATGCCGAGGGCGAGCTGGTCGTCCAGCTGTTCGGCGCTCGCAAGCCTGGCATGGCTGAGCGTGATGACTGGCGCGAGCTGGCCGAGTCGCTGCAGGTGCTGGCCTGA